In Paenibacillus xylanilyticus, the genomic window TAGTTGGTTTCTCTAGAGCTATTTCCGATGGAGTATTCCGAGCATATATAGAAGATGTTGTTGTATTAAGCAGTTACCGAAATAAAGGGATAGGTAAACTAATGATTGAAAGGCTTCTGGATGAATTGAAGGATATTGATGTCATTAGTTTATTTTGCAGTGAAGATTTGGCTGGCTTTTACGAGGAGACCGGATTTAAAAAGACCAAACAGATTGTGATGCACTATAAAAAGGAGTAGCAAGTATTTAACGACATAAGTATCAGATCACTGTTTTCGAAAGGAGTATTTATGATAAACGATGCAAGGCTTAATTTCATATTGAGTTCAAAAGAATATCTGCCATACCTCCCTGAATTGCTGGAAGGAATCCAAGATATCAACTGGCCTAATGCATATCGTATCGTTGAATTTTTGAATAAGCATGATGTGGAAGTAGCTCCTTATGTGAAAACAATTTTATTAACTGAGGATACGGTATGGAGATACTGGATGCTTACCAAGCTAGTCTCAAAGTGGTCAAAAAATACCGTTGAAATAGTCAAAAGTGAACTTCTTGTCATTGCGGAACTATTGGATATCTATGAAGAGACTGATCTGGAGTCTCTGGATATTCTATTGACAAAGGGAATCGTGGATTGGACTGATGTTAGGTCAATGGTCGTAGCAAAAGAAGAAACAATACATAGTGGATTGTCAGGCTTCACGACAGAACAAATAGAAGAATTTAATGAGCTTGAAAACCTTAGACAGGAAATAATACAAACAGACATTAGCTTATTTTCACGATATGTCCATGAAAATGAGCAAACATTGAAAATGAAAAATAAATATGCGACATTATCAAATTACCTTGTTTCTTTAGAAAGCTTGAAAATTAAACATATAGGCACCGATTAACCATTAGCATCTTAAATATGGAGGGATTAATTTGTTTCCGTTTCAAGTGAATGAATCGATAGTAATCAATCTAATTCAACCGCAAGAAAGAGATGAACTGTACACATTAATTGATGAGAACAGAATGCATCTTCGAGAATGGTTGCTATGGGTGGATAAGCGGCAATCCCCAGAAGACTTAGATCCAGTAATAGAGATGTGGAAACAAAATTATGAAGATCAAAACGGCTTTGATGCTGGCTTGTGGTTCGATGGTAAACTGGTTGGAATGATCGCATTACATTATATTGATTGGAAGAATAAAGTAACTAGTATTGGATATTTTTTAGCGGCATCAGCGGAAGGTCAAGGGATTATTACCAAAAGTATCACAAGGCTACTGGATGTCTTATTCAATGAAATGAAATTAAATCGTGTAATTATACAATGTGCAGAAACTAACCTTAAAAGCAGATCGATACCAAAACGGGTTGGTTTCATCAATGAGGGGATTTCTAGAGAAGCGCAATGGCTTCATGATCATTATGAGAATATTGTTACATATAGTATGTTATCGAGTGATTGGAATCGGTAGATGTCACTAATCGTGTAGGGATGGGACTGTTAGTTAAATTTACGTATAGGTGGTCAAAACATGAATCGAATTCTTAAGCCATATGTATTGAATGTGGAATTATCCAATGATTTAAGTCAAAATATTCATTCATTCTTCGAAGCACATAATGATCCAGAAACCCTGAAACACACATTAGACGTTGCCGCAGAAGCAAAGCGAGTGGCCGGATTATTTGGAGCCGACCCTGAAAAGGCAGAACAAGCTGGATTATTGCACGATATTAGTAATGTGGTTCCAGTAAGTGAAATGCTAAATCTGGCAAAGGCATTAGCGGTAGAAATCATGGATGAAGAATATAAGTATGATAGAATCATTCACCAGAAGTTATCTAAAGCTATGGCAAAAGAAATATTTCATATCAATGATCAAGAAATACTAAGTGCAATCGAATGTCATACCACGCTTAAACCACATTCTAGTTTACTGGATAAAGTACTTTTCATTTCAGACAAAATATCTTGGAATTTACCGGGAGAGCATGGTTACCTGCAAGAGATACGAGATAAAGTAGATGAATCCAATCTCAATGATGGAATACTCATCTATTTGAACCATGTATGGGAACAACGTTCCAAGCTTAAATTAGTACATCCCTGGCTTATAGAAGCGAGAGAAGAATTGCTAGAATTGAATCGATAATGAAAGGAGAAGAATATGCCTCAATTTCCCGTATTAGAGACAGCTCGGTTCGTATTAAGAGAGATTAAACAAGAAGATTCAAGAGATCTATTTCATTATTTTTCTTCACATGAAGTGACGAAGTTTTATGATGTAGAGAGTTTTACGAGTGTTGAACAAGCGGAAGAGCTCATTCATAGATGGAATGATCGGTTTAATCAAGAACAGGCCATTCGCTGGGGAATTACGTTGAAATCGGAGAACAAGGTGATTGGCACATGTGGATTTCATAGTTGGGCGAAAAATCATTACAAAGCTCACATAGGCTATGAATTAGCACCTAAGTATTGGGGACAAGGGTATATGAGCGAGGCGATCCAACGAATCACTGAATTTGGATTAAGCCATCTTGGATTAAACCGAATTGAAGCCTATGTAGAGCCAAATAATAAGGGATCCAGAAAGTTGCTTGAGAATATTGGATTCAGAGAAGAAGGAATTTTAAAGGAACATTATTATTGGAAGAATCAGTTTGTGGATACGGTTATCTATGCTCTATTGAAGAGGCAGTTTCTACATCCTTGACTTCTTCCGTTGTAATCCTTGGAAAATCAGCATGAACGCCATGAAGAAATGTAAAAATAACATGATCTTATTCCGGTAGTTAACGGGGAAAGGAATAAACCATGCTGAAACCAAATTTGGACATAAAAGCTGTTTTTATGGACAGAGATGGAACCATCGGTAGCACAGGCCACTTTATTCATCCTAGAGATTTTGAATTATACCCTAATGCACAAGAAGCTATAGCGCTTCTGAAGAAAAATGGAATCAAGGTATTTGCTATAACGAATCAGTATCGGATATCGCGTGGAGAGGCAACGTTCCAAGAGTTTGAAGAACAATTTAGTGAATACGGATTCGATCAATCCTATATTTGCCCACATGAACAAGAATGCAGCTGCCGAAAACCCAAACCGGGCATGTTGTTAGAGGCTTCACAGCAGCACCATCTAGATTTATCAAGATGTATCGTTATTTGACGTAGGCGATACGGATATGCTTGCTGCTCACGCTGTTGGAGCTATGAAGGTTCTTGTAAGAACAGGCTGGGGAGAATCATCATTAACAACGTACAGAAACAAGTGGAAGGAAACGGAACCTGATTACATAGCAGGAGACATTTTAGATGCAGTTTATTGGATCATCCAAGCCAAACTGAAGAATTGAAATAGGAGGGAGTGCGCATGAAATATCTTACAAAAGAGTGGTATGAACTTTGCCAACAAACACATCTCCATTTTGGTATGCGAGTACACAGCGGAGCCCAACAAATGGATGAAGAGCTTTATCTTCGATTATATAAAAGAAAAGAAAAAGAGCATGTAAAGTTTCAACGCGATGTTTACAATGTCGATCCCCGTTTTATGCTGGAGCAGGATGGTGCGGTTCTGGTGCGTGCGGAGAAATTTATTAGTGGGGATGAGGTATCGGAAGAGGATACGATGGTTTATCATATGCCGACTGAGGAAAGAGAGCATATAGAGAAATTAATTGCAAATTACGATGCGAGGCCACCTTTTGATGAGTTGGGCAGCAAACAAGAATTTAAAGGTAATGTGGAATGGAACTGCGAAAACAAGATTGCACAATTACCGAAAGAGATCTATGACCAAATTGCAGATATTCGTGTATTTTCCCTGGGTTATTGCACTAAAAAAGTCATGCTGCAGTTGAAAAAACAGAGCAAATTAAATGAGGCTCAAATGCAGCTGATCTCGAAGGAATATAGAGAGGCGCAGCTAGCTGAACCTATTCCTGAACATATTCGTAACCAGGTCCATTTTCATGATTGCACCGTGACGGAATTGGTCTCGGATTCGGACTTGGTCATTCGATTCGATACCCGTGGAGGGTTCACGAATTTAAATAAGATTACGTTTATTGCACCTGAGATCATCAAGCAAGAAGGGATCATTGTCGGTAGGTACTGGCTCTATCAAGAACTATATTGTATCGAAAATGGATATGAACTACATATGCTTTTTGATGGTGAAGAAATGTCTGAACTGATTATTCAGTGCCAGGATATTGTTGTAGAAGAAGAGTAACGACATAAAGAATGAAGATTGTCTGCAGTTGTAGCATTGTATTAATGGTGTCTTGAGGGAGGTACAGCATTTATGAGCATGTCTGATTACTATAAGAACCTTAGAGCTAAGATTGGGAATGATCTCATATTTATGCCAGGTGTGGCTGGTATTATTCGAAATGAACATGGAGAGATTCTATTTGGACGTAAACACAATGAATCAACATGGGGGCTAATTGCTGGAGCAATTGAGATTGGTGAAACACCAGCACAAGCGATGGTCAGAGAAGCATTGGAGGAGACAGGTCTTGTCGTTGAACCCAAAAAGATCATTGGTGTCTACGGCGGAGAAGGTCAACGTTTTACATATCATAACGGTCATCAAGTTGAATATCTAACCATTGTATTTGAATGCAGAATCCTATCGGGGCAATTAACATCAAATAGTGAAGAGATGAAGGATTTGCAATTTTTCCGTGAGCATGAACGTCCACCTTTAGCCAATCATTACCCGGATTACATTTTCAGTTCCAATCAAGAAGAACGAGCACATTTTGATAGATAATCCAATATCGATTGTGGTTTGAAGAATACTGACCGATTTGCATCAATAAAGTATAAGGAAAAGATACTACATTTAGATGTGGGGATGTGAATTGGTGATATTGGTGTCTTCGATATTGTTTTCTGTCCTAATTCTGATTGTCATTCTCTTTCAAGTGGCACTCGCTGCAGGTATGCCGTGGGGAGAGGCAGCGATGGGTGGGAAGTTTCCCGGGAAATATCCGACAACCATGCGTTATTCCTGTTTGCTGCAGATCACTATTCTCATATTCATTGGTTTAGTTGTACTGAGTAGAGCGGGTATGCTATTGCCTGAGTGGTCTTCGTTTGCAAATACAGCAATTTGGTTTATTGTTGGGTATCTGGTGCTGGGAACAATCCTAAATCTGATAACACGCAGCGTGTGGGAACGAAGAATCTGGGCTCCGGTAACGCTACTGCTCCTTATTACCAGTTTGACTATTGCCTTATCTTAACAATGAGTATCTGAACCAAAGGCCCTGGCATGTATGCATAAGGGCTCTTTAATAGTTTTGAATCGTCATTTATACTAATGGTAGTTTCACCCATACATAGAAAAAGAACAACGGAGAGGAGAGGCGCTATTATGCCTATCTACTACTACATTGCAGCAGGATTACTGGTGGTTGCAGCCTTGGTGATTCGGCGCAGGATCAGGATTTTTCGTTCAAAAGGAAGACGCAGAGGGCACACGAGAGTTACGTATAGACGAAAAAAATTACCTTTGAATCTGGGACTGCGTGATGACATTTCCTACGATAAAACCGTTCAACAATTGGAGAAGAGCTTTAATAAGCATTTTTCGAATAAACTAAAGCTCCGTATGGAGCAGGAATATCCTCATATGAAAAAGCTGGAGTATCGATGGAAGCTGCTCGAGCTTAAAAGATACTTTGTTATGGCTTCTCTGCTAAAACAGGTCCCGATGTTTAGCGATGAGGTAGACGAGTTATGGCACGAAATGCTGATGTTTACCAAATCCTATGCTGATTTTTGTGCAGAATTTATGGGTTCCACGGTACATCATGAGCCGGCAGTTACCCGCCGTGAGAATCCAGGCGCACGGGCATGGTTTGACTGGGTGTACTGTCAATTATTCGAGTTCACTCCATATAGCTCCGCAATCTGGGGGGAGTTCTTCAGCTACCCGATATCCGGTGAACTGCAGACACTGATCGCTCAGGGAGATCGAACTGAATTGGTGAATCAATTTTTCCACACTAGACGCATGCAGGAAGATCCTGAAGCTGCACAGGTCATTTCTTATTTGATTGAGAGGCTGCAGAGATCAGCAAGTCTAAGCGAAAAAGAGCTATCCCTCGAATCCTCAGGTTCAGTCGATGTGGCTCTCATCATGGCAAGTGCCATGGTATATCACTCCATGTATCATGAGGCAACGTACGGAGTGCACATGGGTCGTCTCGAACAGGAACTTATCCCACCGGAAAAGGCTGGGCAAGGAGCTTCGTCAAGCAGCAGTTGTTCAAGCAGTTCAAGCTGTTATGCCGATCATTGTAACGACAGCAGCGGCTCCTCGGGAAATTCTGGTTCATCGTGCAGTAGCTCCTCTTCTGACTCTTCCTGCAGCTCATCCAGCTGCTCATCTTGTGGCGGAGGCGGGGATTAATGAAAGAGGGATCGTATGACGGATAGATTTCATTTGGAACGTGTTGATGTAGAAGAGCCAGCAGATGAGAATCGGGTCTCTGGATATGGGATGCTTGAGCTGTTCCAATCCGAGGTGGAGTATCGATTTAATACGGAAGACATTCGTTTAGAAGAAGCAGAGGGGTACATCCAAAATGTGCTGAATCGCTTGCCGGACGAAACGGTTAACGACATATGCAACCGGGCATATGAATGGAAAACAGAGAAAATGTCAAGTGATACGGTGGACTACCCTGCAGGCTTAGCCGAAATGGAAGGTAGGGGGATTCTCACGTTCATGGCGGTTGGCGAAGTTGAACTTTATCGGAATCCAGCTAATTCGGATGATCA contains:
- a CDS encoding DUF6985 domain-containing protein, producing the protein MTDRFHLERVDVEEPADENRVSGYGMLELFQSEVEYRFNTEDIRLEEAEGYIQNVLNRLPDETVNDICNRAYEWKTEKMSSDTVDYPAGLAEMEGRGILTFMAVGEVELYRNPANSDDQILGAILGGSTDWDTENGMEIVMLGHQVLEVREYLGYGEFAIWTESDE
- a CDS encoding GNAT family N-acetyltransferase, with translation MFPFQVNESIVINLIQPQERDELYTLIDENRMHLREWLLWVDKRQSPEDLDPVIEMWKQNYEDQNGFDAGLWFDGKLVGMIALHYIDWKNKVTSIGYFLAASAEGQGIITKSITRLLDVLFNEMKLNRVIIQCAETNLKSRSIPKRVGFINEGISREAQWLHDHYENIVTYSMLSSDWNR
- a CDS encoding HAD-IIIA family hydrolase; its protein translation is MLKPNLDIKAVFMDRDGTIGSTGHFIHPRDFELYPNAQEAIALLKKNGIKVFAITNQYRISRGEATFQEFEEQFSEYGFDQSYICPHEQECSCRKPKPGMLLEASQQHHLDLSRCIVI
- a CDS encoding GNAT family N-acetyltransferase — translated: MPQFPVLETARFVLREIKQEDSRDLFHYFSSHEVTKFYDVESFTSVEQAEELIHRWNDRFNQEQAIRWGITLKSENKVIGTCGFHSWAKNHYKAHIGYELAPKYWGQGYMSEAIQRITEFGLSHLGLNRIEAYVEPNNKGSRKLLENIGFREEGILKEHYYWKNQFVDTVIYALLKRQFLHP
- a CDS encoding DUF4085 family protein; this encodes MKYLTKEWYELCQQTHLHFGMRVHSGAQQMDEELYLRLYKRKEKEHVKFQRDVYNVDPRFMLEQDGAVLVRAEKFISGDEVSEEDTMVYHMPTEEREHIEKLIANYDARPPFDELGSKQEFKGNVEWNCENKIAQLPKEIYDQIADIRVFSLGYCTKKVMLQLKKQSKLNEAQMQLISKEYREAQLAEPIPEHIRNQVHFHDCTVTELVSDSDLVIRFDTRGGFTNLNKITFIAPEIIKQEGIIVGRYWLYQELYCIENGYELHMLFDGEEMSELIIQCQDIVVEEE
- a CDS encoding GNAT family N-acetyltransferase, giving the protein MVTVKLHTEKPISPSEIMSLYHDAGWWPDRDNDGILKLLSSGIAVGAWEGDVLVGFSRAISDGVFRAYIEDVVVLSSYRNKGIGKLMIERLLDELKDIDVISLFCSEDLAGFYEETGFKKTKQIVMHYKKE
- a CDS encoding DUF5071 domain-containing protein, which encodes MINDARLNFILSSKEYLPYLPELLEGIQDINWPNAYRIVEFLNKHDVEVAPYVKTILLTEDTVWRYWMLTKLVSKWSKNTVEIVKSELLVIAELLDIYEETDLESLDILLTKGIVDWTDVRSMVVAKEETIHSGLSGFTTEQIEEFNELENLRQEIIQTDISLFSRYVHENEQTLKMKNKYATLSNYLVSLESLKIKHIGTD
- a CDS encoding NUDIX domain-containing protein, with product MSMSDYYKNLRAKIGNDLIFMPGVAGIIRNEHGEILFGRKHNESTWGLIAGAIEIGETPAQAMVREALEETGLVVEPKKIIGVYGGEGQRFTYHNGHQVEYLTIVFECRILSGQLTSNSEEMKDLQFFREHERPPLANHYPDYIFSSNQEERAHFDR
- the yqeK gene encoding bis(5'-nucleosyl)-tetraphosphatase (symmetrical) YqeK, with amino-acid sequence MNRILKPYVLNVELSNDLSQNIHSFFEAHNDPETLKHTLDVAAEAKRVAGLFGADPEKAEQAGLLHDISNVVPVSEMLNLAKALAVEIMDEEYKYDRIIHQKLSKAMAKEIFHINDQEILSAIECHTTLKPHSSLLDKVLFISDKISWNLPGEHGYLQEIRDKVDESNLNDGILIYLNHVWEQRSKLKLVHPWLIEAREELLELNR